From Burkholderia savannae, a single genomic window includes:
- a CDS encoding WD40 repeat domain-containing protein — MITHRAPISGIAAHRDQYVLTAGYDNQVILWDAKTQRPLARAMHDHLANQGAFSPDGAYVVTSSSDYSARLWTVPDLRLVAVFADQEDDVEMSAFHPDKPLVATASRDHRVRVYDFSGKLLNTFGGHAADVISVEWMRGTDEIVSSSDDGTIKRWSLAKNGLVADIDLDGIETDTIAIAADGRIFAGNDEGEIISIGVDGARATIDAHDAGVKRLVLDGDRGLLVSLSYDRTMRLWRIGASGQPEALGGAALPPEVWPRSCSFEGDEHIVFSTFHSSYRRYNWKTEHWDAAELPPTHGVNAVEPVDGHLWTIGDAGIVRVDQREHARTGSLCNFLTPAGELILTGGQLGKVFDARSGRELHQHRSPLNCGASFERDGVAHAVIGAYTGEGIVLRIDGTKATHVADLPLHANAVKGIAVSGDQIFSVAADASATWYSASTLEPVFELKRAHDKIANGCAGLGGGYFASVSRDLKLRIWSPDHHADVIATPHTHSIKCVAASADGRHVATGSYNGRVAVYDRIEKRWALDVRVTTAGVSSLSYDPAARAFLASSYDGNVYRIPLERA; from the coding sequence ATGATCACTCACCGCGCACCGATCAGCGGGATTGCCGCGCACCGCGACCAATACGTTCTGACTGCCGGTTACGACAACCAGGTCATCCTGTGGGACGCGAAGACCCAGCGTCCGCTCGCCCGCGCGATGCACGACCATCTCGCGAACCAGGGCGCGTTCTCGCCGGACGGCGCGTACGTCGTCACGTCGTCGTCCGATTACAGCGCGCGCCTTTGGACCGTGCCCGATCTGCGGCTCGTCGCCGTGTTCGCCGACCAGGAAGACGACGTCGAGATGAGCGCGTTCCATCCGGACAAGCCGCTCGTCGCGACCGCGTCGCGCGATCATCGCGTGCGGGTCTACGACTTCAGCGGCAAGCTGCTGAACACGTTCGGCGGCCACGCCGCCGACGTGATCTCCGTCGAATGGATGCGCGGCACCGACGAGATCGTGTCGTCGAGCGACGACGGCACGATCAAGCGCTGGTCGCTCGCGAAGAACGGCCTCGTCGCCGACATCGATCTCGACGGCATCGAAACCGACACGATCGCGATCGCCGCCGACGGCCGCATTTTCGCGGGCAATGACGAGGGCGAAATCATCTCGATCGGCGTCGACGGCGCGCGCGCGACGATCGACGCGCACGACGCGGGCGTGAAGCGGCTCGTGCTCGACGGCGACCGGGGCCTGCTCGTGTCGCTGTCGTACGACCGCACGATGCGGCTCTGGAGGATCGGCGCGTCCGGCCAGCCGGAAGCACTCGGCGGCGCGGCGCTGCCGCCCGAGGTGTGGCCGCGCTCGTGCTCGTTCGAAGGCGACGAGCACATCGTGTTCTCGACGTTCCATTCGAGCTATCGCCGCTACAACTGGAAGACCGAGCACTGGGACGCGGCCGAACTGCCGCCGACGCACGGCGTGAACGCGGTGGAGCCCGTCGACGGCCATCTGTGGACGATCGGCGATGCGGGCATCGTGCGTGTCGATCAGCGCGAGCATGCGCGCACGGGCAGCCTGTGCAATTTCCTCACGCCGGCGGGCGAGCTGATCCTGACGGGCGGCCAGCTCGGCAAGGTATTCGACGCGCGCAGCGGCCGCGAGCTGCACCAGCACCGTTCGCCGCTGAACTGCGGCGCGTCGTTCGAGCGCGACGGCGTCGCGCACGCGGTGATCGGCGCGTACACGGGCGAAGGCATCGTGCTGCGGATCGACGGCACGAAGGCGACGCACGTCGCCGACCTGCCGCTGCACGCGAACGCGGTCAAGGGCATCGCGGTCTCGGGCGATCAGATTTTCTCGGTCGCGGCCGATGCGTCGGCGACCTGGTATAGCGCATCGACGCTCGAGCCGGTGTTCGAGCTCAAGCGCGCGCACGACAAGATCGCGAACGGCTGCGCGGGCCTCGGCGGCGGCTACTTCGCGTCGGTGAGCCGGGACCTGAAGTTGCGGATCTGGTCGCCCGACCATCACGCGGACGTGATCGCGACGCCGCACACGCACTCGATCAAGTGCGTCGCGGCGAGCGCCGACGGCCGCCACGTCGCGACGGGCAGCTACAACGGCCGCGTCGCCGTCTACGACCGGATCGAGAAGCGCTGGGCGCTCGACGTGCGCGTGACGACCGCGGGCGTGTCGTCGCTCTCCTACGACCCGGCCGCGCGCGCGTTCCTCGCGAGCTCGTACGACGGCAACGTCTATCGCATCCCGCTGGAGCGCGCATGA
- a CDS encoding formylglycine-generating enzyme family protein, with protein sequence MTLKLADNPNYLSDRAAMALPENLFVARTSATVFSTHLDLLRAAPEQWSAIAQDPDAPFERRYAAGTLLGFAGDARIRPLDPAMCDVPAAQARLGTEPERVPQVVAEWERVGVIEEWIAKECPRYTTELAAFRMMRYPVTNLEYRLFLEETDAPWLPTSWTFGVYPVERANHPVWTVPAEAADAYAHWLSEATGRRFRLPTEAEWEYAASGGAGVEYPWGDAFDPRAANTVEAGPLSTTPVGIFPLGRSVFGIDDLAGNVEEYVADDYRPYPGGAPIDDDLAVTQGSYRIARGGSFTRFGDLARCARRHGRYQRDIYAMGFRLVESR encoded by the coding sequence ATGACGCTCAAGCTGGCCGACAACCCGAACTATCTCAGCGACCGCGCGGCGATGGCGCTGCCGGAGAACCTGTTCGTCGCGCGTACGAGCGCGACCGTGTTTTCGACGCATCTCGACCTGCTGCGCGCCGCGCCCGAGCAGTGGAGCGCGATCGCGCAGGACCCGGACGCGCCGTTCGAGCGGCGCTACGCGGCGGGCACGCTGCTCGGATTCGCGGGCGACGCGCGAATCCGCCCGCTCGATCCGGCGATGTGCGACGTGCCCGCCGCGCAGGCGCGTCTCGGCACCGAGCCCGAACGGGTGCCGCAGGTCGTCGCCGAATGGGAGCGCGTCGGCGTGATCGAGGAGTGGATCGCGAAGGAGTGCCCGCGCTACACGACGGAGCTCGCCGCGTTCCGGATGATGCGCTATCCGGTCACGAACCTCGAATACCGGCTCTTCCTCGAAGAGACGGACGCGCCGTGGCTGCCGACGTCGTGGACGTTCGGCGTCTATCCGGTCGAGCGCGCGAACCATCCGGTCTGGACGGTGCCCGCCGAGGCGGCCGATGCGTACGCGCACTGGCTGAGCGAAGCGACCGGGCGGCGCTTCCGGCTACCGACCGAGGCCGAATGGGAGTACGCGGCGTCCGGCGGCGCGGGCGTCGAGTATCCGTGGGGCGACGCGTTCGATCCGCGCGCGGCGAACACGGTCGAGGCCGGACCGTTGTCGACGACGCCCGTCGGCATCTTCCCGCTCGGCCGCAGCGTGTTCGGCATCGACGATCTCGCCGGCAACGTGGAGGAATATGTCGCGGACGACTATCGCCCGTATCCGGGCGGCGCGCCGATCGACGACGACCTCGCCGTCACGCAAGGCAGCTACCGGATCGCGCGCGGCGGCAGCTTCACGCGCTTCGGCGATCTCGCGCGCTGCGCGCGCCGTCACGGCCGCTATCAGCGCGACATCTACGCAATGGGCTTCCGGCTCGTGGAGTCGCGATGA
- a CDS encoding DUF6687 family protein: MTTHLSLHDGDHVVRFDDDVAARLDGVELRLLAGRVVAIRENQFIDLQNVIAGGGAVTRDGNPFDLRRRNLGTLHYDFGGHGELALRDADADAARIAAALAREADAAPASQPEAVTLTPGDRLSFLPFEHARDVPNISADATHNAATRLTLSHWPANRTPARYKANLSTESVLRFVPERLDEIDVRHVTTDHFDLDGLASVYGLIAPDHALRHQALLVDVARFGDFARGRSDTARRLAFALNTVVARAARDIGAPRDESTRIARVFRALLPVLRDLLDAPSIPGELWLDADRHHASTEALLDHPDAALEQHPELDLAVFRLPAANALRGCASQRYFGLSPIGFHNRTPLSTLALVAHGDVVVHQRYEGWVERVSAAPRPRRDLSIFARALQAVEPHACRWQYDGVQHIMPRLGHDGIRPSGIPADAIVRELKRLLAVAPAAWEPTPAAEPHDDAPLARVASGALG, from the coding sequence ATGACGACCCATCTCTCCCTCCACGACGGCGATCACGTCGTGCGGTTCGACGACGACGTCGCGGCCCGGCTCGACGGCGTCGAGTTGCGGCTGCTCGCGGGCCGCGTCGTGGCGATCCGCGAAAACCAGTTCATCGATCTGCAAAACGTGATCGCCGGCGGCGGCGCCGTCACGCGCGACGGCAACCCGTTCGACCTGCGCCGACGCAATCTCGGCACGCTCCATTACGACTTCGGCGGTCACGGCGAGCTGGCGCTGCGCGATGCCGATGCCGATGCCGCGCGCATCGCGGCCGCGCTCGCGCGCGAAGCCGACGCCGCACCCGCGTCGCAGCCGGAGGCCGTCACGCTCACGCCCGGCGACCGGCTTTCGTTCCTGCCGTTCGAGCACGCGCGCGACGTGCCGAACATCTCGGCGGATGCGACCCATAACGCGGCGACGCGGCTCACGCTGTCGCACTGGCCGGCGAACCGCACGCCCGCGCGATACAAGGCGAACCTGTCGACCGAGAGCGTGCTGCGCTTCGTGCCCGAGAGGCTCGACGAGATCGACGTGCGCCACGTGACGACCGATCACTTCGATCTCGACGGGCTCGCGTCGGTGTACGGGCTGATCGCGCCGGATCATGCGCTGCGCCATCAGGCGCTGCTCGTCGACGTCGCCCGCTTCGGCGACTTCGCGCGCGGCCGCTCGGACACCGCGCGGCGGCTCGCGTTCGCGCTGAATACCGTCGTCGCGCGCGCGGCGCGCGACATCGGCGCGCCGCGCGACGAAAGCACGCGCATCGCGCGGGTCTTCCGCGCGCTGCTGCCGGTGCTGCGCGATCTGCTCGACGCGCCATCGATACCCGGCGAGCTCTGGCTCGACGCCGACCGGCACCACGCGTCGACCGAGGCGCTGCTCGATCATCCGGACGCGGCGCTCGAGCAGCATCCGGAACTCGACCTCGCGGTGTTTCGCCTGCCCGCCGCAAACGCGCTGCGCGGATGCGCGTCGCAGCGCTATTTCGGCCTATCGCCGATCGGCTTCCACAACCGGACGCCGCTGTCGACGCTCGCGCTCGTCGCGCACGGCGACGTCGTCGTGCATCAACGCTACGAGGGGTGGGTCGAACGCGTATCGGCGGCGCCGCGGCCGCGGCGCGATCTGTCGATCTTCGCGCGCGCGCTGCAGGCGGTCGAGCCGCACGCGTGCCGCTGGCAGTACGACGGCGTGCAGCACATCATGCCGAGGCTCGGCCATGACGGCATTCGACCGAGCGGCATTCCGGCGGACGCGATCGTGCGCGAGCTGAAGCGGCTGCTCGCGGTCGCGCCCGCCGCGTGGGAGCCGACGCCCGCCGCCGAGCCGCACGACGACGCGCCGCTCGCTCGCGTCGCGAGCGGCGCGCTCGGCTAG
- a CDS encoding 1,6-didemethyltoxoflavin N1-methyltransferase — protein MSAAEPHYIDAQRTIAPVDGPLAAPREYAAVLRSDFVSSYHDGRDVWTDEAAMRPASAILHEHLGRPADILDAGAGRGRDTAYFLEHGHQVTAVDLVEPPEWAQLAQRWGERVRFVTRAVSEFEGAALFDGALDNGCLHHQHPDAYGAYLARVHALLRPEGLFTISVFESDGPGRLYANQAQRLYREFTEPELVELLAAAHFTPVSSHRVPRPKAGLHYLVLTVRKTRTD, from the coding sequence ATGAGCGCCGCCGAACCGCACTACATCGACGCGCAGCGCACCATCGCGCCCGTCGACGGGCCGCTCGCCGCGCCGCGCGAGTACGCGGCGGTGCTGCGCTCGGATTTCGTGTCGAGCTACCACGACGGGCGCGACGTCTGGACCGACGAGGCCGCGATGCGCCCGGCGAGCGCGATCCTGCACGAGCATCTCGGCCGCCCGGCCGACATTCTCGACGCGGGCGCGGGCCGCGGCCGGGACACCGCGTACTTTCTCGAGCACGGGCACCAGGTGACGGCGGTCGATCTCGTCGAGCCGCCGGAGTGGGCGCAACTCGCGCAGCGCTGGGGCGAGCGCGTGCGTTTCGTGACGCGCGCCGTGTCCGAATTCGAAGGCGCGGCGCTCTTCGACGGCGCGCTCGACAACGGCTGCCTGCACCATCAGCATCCTGACGCGTACGGCGCGTACCTCGCGCGCGTTCATGCGCTGCTGCGCCCCGAAGGGCTTTTCACGATCTCGGTGTTCGAGTCCGACGGCCCGGGGCGGCTGTACGCAAACCAGGCGCAGCGCCTCTACCGCGAGTTCACCGAGCCCGAGCTCGTCGAACTGCTGGCCGCCGCGCATTTCACGCCCGTCAGCAGCCACCGCGTGCCGCGGCCGAAGGCCGGCCTGCACTATCTGGTGCTGACGGTTCGCAAAACCCGAACCGACTGA
- a CDS encoding methyltransferase, translating to MNASAVETIYESTEDKAALTSVVDLVKLSDQYRQSAILHYAVAEKLFDLTQTSRTPAEVAASFGMVEGKAAILLHALVALGLLAKEGDAFRSTELTARYLTTTSADYIGPIVEHQHLQWDNWPRLGEILRSEKPLAFQQESRFAHDTRARDAFNDAMVRLSQPMVDVVSGLGVFASARTVIDLAGGHGTYLAQVLRRHPELTGQIWDLPTTRDAAQKTVKAHGLAGRVEFFEKNLLDARNFEGGAADVVMLNDCLHYFDDPEARAVIGHAAGLVKPGGALLILTMTMNGDRVTPALSADFSLHMMVNTNHGELHPTPWIAGVVRDNGLSVSERSIGRYTLLIGQRPASEV from the coding sequence ATGAACGCATCTGCTGTCGAGACCATCTACGAGTCGACCGAAGACAAGGCGGCACTGACTTCGGTGGTCGACTTGGTGAAGCTGTCCGACCAATACCGGCAATCGGCGATCCTGCATTACGCCGTCGCCGAAAAGCTGTTCGATCTCACGCAAACGAGCCGCACGCCCGCCGAAGTCGCGGCGAGCTTCGGCATGGTCGAGGGCAAGGCCGCGATCCTGTTGCACGCGCTCGTCGCGCTTGGCCTGCTCGCCAAGGAAGGCGACGCGTTCCGCAGCACCGAGCTGACCGCGCGCTACTTGACGACCACGAGCGCCGACTACATCGGCCCGATCGTCGAGCATCAGCATCTGCAATGGGACAACTGGCCGCGCCTGGGCGAGATCCTGCGCAGCGAGAAGCCGCTCGCGTTCCAGCAGGAAAGCCGCTTCGCGCACGACACGCGCGCGCGCGACGCGTTCAACGACGCGATGGTGCGCCTGAGCCAACCGATGGTCGACGTGGTGAGCGGCCTGGGCGTGTTCGCGAGCGCGCGCACCGTGATCGATCTCGCGGGCGGCCACGGCACGTATCTCGCGCAAGTGCTGCGCCGCCACCCGGAGCTGACGGGCCAGATCTGGGATCTGCCGACGACCCGCGACGCCGCGCAGAAGACGGTCAAGGCGCACGGCTTGGCCGGCCGCGTCGAGTTCTTCGAGAAGAACCTGCTCGACGCGCGCAACTTCGAGGGCGGCGCGGCCGATGTCGTGATGCTGAACGACTGCCTGCACTACTTCGACGATCCGGAGGCGCGCGCCGTGATCGGCCACGCGGCCGGCCTCGTGAAGCCGGGCGGCGCCCTCCTGATCCTCACGATGACGATGAACGGCGATCGCGTGACGCCCGCGCTCTCCGCCGATTTCTCGCTGCACATGATGGTGAACACGAATCACGGCGAACTGCATCCGACGCCGTGGATCGCCGGCGTCGTGCGCGACAACGGCCTGTCGGTCAGCGAGCGTTCGATCGGCCGCTACACGCTGCTCATCGGTCAACGTCCCGCCAGCGAGGTCTAA
- the ribD gene encoding bifunctional diaminohydroxyphosphoribosylaminopyrimidine deaminase/5-amino-6-(5-phosphoribosylamino)uracil reductase RibD, which yields MSTFSDIDRAHMTRALRLAEQGLYTTHPNPRVGCVIARGEEVLGTGWHRRAGEPHAEVHALREAGERARGATAYVTLEPCAHYGRTPPCANALVAAGVARVVIAARDPFEQVAGRGAARLADAGIVVEQGLMEGYARELNIGFFSRIERGRPWTRAKLILSIDGPLDEIDRTVLDVTESESRDDIRHWRARSSVVLAPQGPAYAVARNGAAPRYVVRSCDCAALDAAPATAEGVPTLALHREGARQAHAPSAGAPIESGIDAEADLPLPDALARLAAQGANELFVDADLSLCDALFEGDLADELLLYVHPSRCGAPVPAPRLVASIDDVAHRWGLRPFQHLAIGCGQRILLRRLARPPGRAVLQ from the coding sequence ATGAGCACGTTTTCCGACATCGACCGTGCGCACATGACCCGCGCGCTGCGGCTCGCCGAACAGGGTCTTTACACGACGCATCCGAATCCGCGCGTCGGCTGCGTGATCGCGCGCGGCGAAGAGGTGCTCGGCACCGGCTGGCATCGGCGCGCGGGCGAGCCGCACGCGGAAGTGCACGCGCTGCGCGAGGCCGGCGAGCGCGCGCGCGGCGCGACCGCATACGTGACGCTCGAGCCGTGCGCGCATTACGGCAGGACGCCGCCGTGCGCAAACGCGCTCGTCGCGGCGGGCGTCGCGCGCGTCGTCATCGCGGCGCGCGATCCGTTCGAGCAGGTAGCCGGGCGCGGCGCCGCGCGCCTCGCCGACGCGGGCATCGTCGTCGAACAGGGGCTGATGGAAGGTTACGCGCGCGAGCTGAACATCGGCTTCTTCAGCCGGATCGAGCGCGGCCGGCCATGGACGCGCGCGAAGCTGATCCTGTCGATCGACGGGCCGCTCGACGAAATCGACCGAACGGTGCTCGACGTGACGGAATCGGAGTCCCGCGACGACATCCGGCACTGGCGCGCGCGCAGCTCGGTGGTGCTCGCGCCGCAAGGTCCGGCCTACGCTGTGGCGAGGAACGGCGCCGCGCCGCGCTACGTCGTTCGCTCGTGCGACTGCGCGGCGCTCGACGCGGCGCCCGCGACGGCGGAAGGCGTGCCGACGCTCGCGCTGCATCGCGAAGGCGCTCGCCAGGCCCACGCGCCGTCAGCCGGCGCACCGATCGAGTCGGGCATCGACGCCGAAGCGGACCTGCCCCTGCCCGACGCGCTCGCGCGTCTTGCCGCCCAGGGCGCGAACGAGCTGTTCGTCGACGCTGATCTCTCACTGTGCGACGCGCTGTTCGAAGGCGATCTCGCCGACGAACTGCTGCTCTACGTGCACCCGTCACGCTGCGGCGCGCCCGTGCCGGCGCCGCGGCTCGTCGCGTCGATCGACGACGTCGCGCACCGCTGGGGCCTGCGGCCGTTTCAGCATCTCGCGATCGGCTGCGGCCAGCGCATCCTGCTGCGCCGTCTCGCGCGTCCGCCCGGGCGCGCCGTACTTCAATAG
- a CDS encoding DUF2165 family protein, protein MSLLTEIDLFKSLHAFAIAGWATIVTINNVQTFAATTNTVGRTMSMALLKQDPPVDTPLLRRATTSRGLHRAALAIIVLLQAFTAIAMWGGLWQCLATPAPHAPALPWLDAGATGFAACALALLLGGLWYGYWIRQEGLQLTHIALVVWSIAAYLLFHLGTTT, encoded by the coding sequence ATGAGCCTGCTGACCGAGATCGATTTATTCAAGAGCCTGCACGCGTTCGCGATCGCCGGATGGGCGACGATCGTCACGATCAACAACGTGCAGACGTTCGCGGCGACGACCAACACCGTCGGCCGCACGATGAGCATGGCGCTGCTGAAGCAGGACCCGCCCGTCGACACGCCGCTGCTGCGCCGCGCGACGACGTCTCGCGGCCTGCACCGCGCGGCGCTCGCGATCATCGTGCTGCTGCAGGCGTTCACCGCGATCGCGATGTGGGGCGGCCTCTGGCAGTGCCTGGCGACGCCCGCGCCGCATGCACCCGCGCTGCCGTGGCTCGACGCCGGCGCGACAGGCTTCGCCGCTTGCGCGCTCGCGCTGCTGCTCGGCGGGCTGTGGTACGGCTACTGGATACGGCAGGAAGGCCTGCAATTGACCCACATCGCGCTCGTCGTCTGGTCGATCGCCGCCTATCTGCTGTTCCACCTCGGTACGACAACTTGA
- a CDS encoding helix-turn-helix transcriptional regulator: MTCFVDQLKLIFDHYPGLWGCQDSQSRFIHVNDSFARVVGVHNPRELENKSAFDLPCGSSNCADQFQAQDREVRETGRAIKVLDIHPYASDVWMAFVFTKIPLVDSNKEIVGTIFHAAEVSQLDMVTLGRVIGDSYTGKRVGDPFEQGTYRIDSPRDALALTERERQVLFFLARNKTAKDVANILGLSARTIEQYVENLRCKFSASSKNELIDLASGAGYCNRIPQSLLRNQLSVVLERAAPQGPASALAAAGQSAVVAML, from the coding sequence ATGACTTGTTTCGTTGACCAACTGAAGTTGATTTTCGATCATTATCCCGGTCTTTGGGGCTGCCAGGACAGCCAGTCGCGATTCATTCACGTCAACGATTCGTTCGCGCGAGTCGTCGGCGTGCACAATCCGCGCGAGCTCGAGAACAAATCCGCATTCGATCTGCCGTGCGGATCGTCGAATTGTGCGGACCAATTCCAGGCGCAGGACCGCGAGGTCCGCGAAACCGGCCGGGCGATCAAGGTGCTCGACATCCACCCGTATGCGTCGGACGTCTGGATGGCGTTTGTGTTCACGAAAATTCCGCTTGTCGACAGCAACAAGGAGATCGTCGGCACGATTTTCCATGCGGCGGAGGTGTCGCAGCTCGACATGGTCACGCTCGGCCGCGTGATCGGCGATTCGTACACGGGCAAGCGGGTCGGCGATCCGTTCGAGCAGGGCACCTACCGGATCGATTCGCCGAGGGACGCGCTCGCGCTGACCGAGCGCGAACGGCAGGTGCTGTTTTTTCTCGCGCGCAACAAGACGGCGAAGGATGTCGCGAACATCCTCGGCTTGTCGGCCCGGACGATCGAGCAATACGTGGAAAACCTGCGCTGCAAGTTCTCCGCGTCGAGCAAGAACGAGCTGATCGATCTGGCGTCGGGCGCCGGCTATTGCAACCGGATTCCGCAATCGTTGCTGCGCAATCAGCTATCGGTGGTGCTCGAGCGCGCCGCGCCGCAAGGGCCGGCCAGCGCGCTGGCGGCTGCCGGGCAATCCGCCGTCGTCGCGATGCTCTAG
- a CDS encoding MFS transporter, producing the protein MSSITAPSWGELLSGRNGLRSIALAGGVALHAINIYIATTILPSVVRDIGGLEYYAWNTTLFMAASIIGAPLSANVLSRFGPRAAYLVALVVFCAGTLACAGANGMPWMLVGRAAQGFGGGILFALSYALIRIVFDERLWSRAMAMVSGMWGVATLCGPAIGGIFAQSGTWRLAFVALVPVAVVLALIVIVQLPAREASGAQAARPAIGKILLLAVSVLVVSVASLSREIVANVAGVAAGIAIAILIARFERGATIRLLPTGAYDVRAPLGAIYACMSLLVIGMTTEIFVPYFLQIIHGYPPLLAGYLTALMAAGWTAGSLFSSGRSARTAQALVRGGPLLVVLALVALAIVVPPSHLLSAGPGLAVLCAALAAVGVGIGVGWPHLLTQVLQSAPAGQEDLASTSITTVQLYATAIGSALAGLVANLAGFSEPGGLAGAQQAAAWLFSVFAAAPVLAALVARRVRAR; encoded by the coding sequence ATGAGTTCCATCACCGCCCCTTCGTGGGGAGAGCTGCTGTCCGGCCGCAACGGCTTGCGCTCGATCGCGCTCGCAGGCGGCGTCGCGCTGCACGCGATCAACATCTACATCGCGACGACGATCCTGCCTTCGGTCGTGCGCGACATCGGCGGGCTCGAGTACTACGCATGGAACACCACGCTGTTCATGGCTGCCTCGATCATCGGCGCGCCGCTGTCCGCGAACGTGCTGAGCCGTTTCGGCCCGCGCGCCGCGTATCTGGTCGCGCTCGTCGTGTTCTGCGCGGGCACGCTCGCGTGCGCGGGCGCGAACGGCATGCCGTGGATGCTCGTCGGCCGCGCCGCGCAGGGTTTCGGCGGCGGCATCCTGTTCGCGCTCAGCTACGCGCTGATTCGCATCGTGTTCGACGAGCGGCTGTGGTCGCGCGCGATGGCGATGGTGTCCGGCATGTGGGGCGTCGCGACGCTGTGCGGGCCCGCGATCGGCGGGATCTTCGCGCAGTCGGGCACGTGGCGGCTCGCGTTCGTCGCGCTCGTGCCCGTCGCCGTCGTGCTCGCGCTGATCGTGATCGTCCAGCTGCCCGCGCGCGAGGCGTCGGGCGCGCAGGCCGCGCGGCCCGCGATCGGCAAGATCCTGCTGCTCGCGGTGTCGGTGCTCGTCGTGTCGGTCGCGAGCCTGTCGAGGGAGATCGTCGCGAACGTCGCGGGCGTCGCGGCCGGCATCGCGATCGCCATCCTGATCGCGCGCTTCGAGCGCGGCGCGACGATCCGGCTGCTGCCGACGGGCGCGTACGACGTGCGCGCGCCGCTCGGCGCGATCTACGCGTGCATGAGCCTGCTCGTGATCGGGATGACCACCGAGATCTTCGTTCCGTATTTCCTGCAGATCATTCACGGCTACCCGCCGCTGCTCGCCGGCTATCTGACCGCGCTGATGGCGGCCGGCTGGACGGCCGGCTCGCTGTTCAGCTCGGGGCGCAGTGCGCGCACCGCGCAGGCGCTCGTGCGCGGCGGGCCGCTTCTCGTCGTGCTCGCGCTCGTCGCGCTCGCGATCGTCGTGCCGCCGTCGCACCTGCTGAGCGCCGGGCCCGGCCTCGCGGTGCTGTGCGCGGCGCTCGCGGCGGTAGGCGTCGGCATCGGCGTCGGCTGGCCGCATCTGCTCACGCAGGTGCTGCAGAGCGCGCCGGCTGGCCAGGAAGATCTCGCGTCGACGTCGATCACCACCGTCCAGCTCTATGCAACCGCGATCGGCTCCGCGCTCGCCGGCCTCGTCGCGAACCTCGCCGGCTTCTCCGAGCCGGGCGGCCTCGCGGGCGCGCAGCAGGCGGCCGCGTGGCTCTTCTCGGTATTCGCGGCGGCGCCCGTGCTCGCCGCGCTCGTCGCGCGGCGCGTGCGCGCCCGATGA
- a CDS encoding VOC family protein has protein sequence MLVFELINLDVNPADAERITRTLSAQCTAAGYRLRAPETNGAAPDGVFVLSRSASAEASAERAGTAGWAAAAQIRIDPAGTEGEAPAVWREGHSSAFCYPLALELTAADASSDIARDWLASFATFTACIKMWRRLRDEPEQGQPRALRVNHINILARDLDKSVDFYRRIFGASYCYNLGPKKVVMELNGFDFFIEQADAVAYPPGYHFGVRSDPDGVKTIAALVEADGGIRIVKGNGPAPGYHAGPDRVRTAFYFQDPDGLEIEVYSPEIEMLESNPHLISQHLSPS, from the coding sequence ATGCTCGTCTTCGAACTGATCAATCTCGACGTCAATCCCGCCGACGCGGAACGGATCACGCGCACGCTGTCCGCGCAATGCACGGCGGCCGGCTACCGGCTGCGCGCGCCCGAGACGAACGGCGCGGCGCCCGACGGCGTGTTCGTGCTGTCCCGCTCGGCGTCGGCCGAGGCGAGCGCCGAGCGCGCCGGCACGGCCGGCTGGGCGGCCGCCGCGCAGATCCGCATCGATCCGGCCGGCACGGAAGGCGAAGCGCCCGCGGTCTGGCGCGAAGGCCATTCGAGCGCGTTCTGCTATCCGCTCGCGCTCGAGCTGACGGCGGCCGACGCGTCGTCCGACATCGCGCGCGACTGGCTCGCGAGCTTCGCGACGTTCACCGCGTGCATCAAGATGTGGCGCCGGCTGCGCGACGAACCCGAGCAGGGCCAGCCGCGCGCGCTGCGCGTGAACCACATCAACATCCTTGCGCGCGATCTGGACAAATCGGTCGATTTCTACCGCCGAATCTTTGGAGCCTCTTACTGCTACAACCTCGGTCCGAAGAAGGTTGTAATGGAGCTGAACGGCTTCGATTTCTTCATCGAGCAGGCGGACGCCGTCGCCTACCCGCCCGGCTATCACTTCGGCGTGCGTTCGGACCCGGACGGCGTGAAGACGATCGCCGCGCTCGTCGAGGCGGACGGCGGCATCAGGATCGTCAAGGGCAACGGCCCGGCGCCCGGCTATCACGCCGGCCCGGACCGCGTGCGCACCGCCTTCTACTTCCAGGACCCCGACGGGCTCGAAATCGAAGTCTATTCTCCGGAGATCGAAATGCTCGAGAGCAATCCGCACCTGATCTCGCAGCATCTGTCGCCATCCTGA